The Microvirga thermotolerans sequence GCGCAGGAGCGGCTTCGGGCTCCGCAACCGCCTCGACGGCATGCGGCGTGTAGCCGAGCTCCGCCGACAGCCTGCGGGTGAATGCCAGCAGCGTCTTCGCGTCGGCGCTGTCCGGCCCGACGTCGAGCACGCCGGTCGGCCCGATGAGGGTGATGGCGAGCTGCATCTGTCCGCTGTGATCGAAGACCGGCGCGGCGAGCGCGTTGATGCCGGTCACAGGCTTGCTTTCCGTGGGCGCGTAGCCAAGGCGCTTCGCCTTCTCGACCTCCGCCTCGAGCTCCTTGCGCGAGGTCGGCGTGCCGACGCTCTGGATGCGTGCGCCCTTGCGCAGCTCCTCGGCCAGCTGCGCCTCGACGATCTTGGACGGCATGAAGGCCGCGAAGATCTTGCCGGTGGCGGTGCCGGTGATCGAATAGACGGTTCCGGCGCGCACGTTGACGTGGACCTGGTCGTTGCCCTCCTGGACCTGGACGATGGTCGGGCCGTGCGTGCCCCACACGGCGATCGTCACCATCAGGCCCGTCTCCTCCGCAAGCTCCACGACCGCGGCGCCCGCAAGCCGCAGCGGGTCGAAGCTCCGCATCCGGGCGATCCCGAGCTGGAGGGCGAAAGGTCCGAGACGATAGCGCCCGCTCCCCGCATCCTGCTCCACGAGCTGGATCTTGCGGAAGCTCAGGAGGTAGGCGTGAGCCTGGGCGGGCGCGACCTCGGCCATGGCGGCGAGCTCCCGCAGCATCAGCGGCCTGCCCGCCCGCACGAGCGCCGAGAGGATTCTTCCGCCGACCTCGACCGATTGCACGCCGCGTCCGTCGATGCTCATGGACCGCCCCGCCTCCTTCGCCTTGCCCGTGGCGGCGGATGCCGTCCGCCCGACGGCAGGGGCCGTCTCACGCCGCGCCATGGGACACTCCG is a genomic window containing:
- a CDS encoding IclR family transcriptional regulator, which gives rise to MARRETAPAVGRTASAATGKAKEAGRSMSIDGRGVQSVEVGGRILSALVRAGRPLMLRELAAMAEVAPAQAHAYLLSFRKIQLVEQDAGSGRYRLGPFALQLGIARMRSFDPLRLAGAAVVELAEETGLMVTIAVWGTHGPTIVQVQEGNDQVHVNVRAGTVYSITGTATGKIFAAFMPSKIVEAQLAEELRKGARIQSVGTPTSRKELEAEVEKAKRLGYAPTESKPVTGINALAAPVFDHSGQMQLAITLIGPTGVLDVGPDSADAKTLLAFTRRLSAELGYTPHAVEAVAEPEAAPAQAASPGRRRRSA